A stretch of Microbulbifer bruguierae DNA encodes these proteins:
- a CDS encoding polysaccharide deacetylase family protein — protein sequence MDASPAISPWPGGADVAVVLTYDDALDSHLDIAIPQLNQRNLPATFYVSGARPAIRMRLDEWRQAARRGHELGNHMLYHPCRKSISNRDWVKPWQDLDGYTLEQFLDEVQVTNSMLEAIDGQQQRTFAYPCGDMIAGGEDVIPGLKKLVSAARLFSIDGQHQPGNSDFYRIASFDGAEKSAAQLIAVVEAARENHSLVGFMFHGVGGDYITVSADAHRALLEHLAAHPDRYWVATMREAVAHLQREQSRGER from the coding sequence GGACTCGCATCTGGATATCGCCATTCCTCAATTGAATCAGCGCAACCTGCCTGCGACCTTCTACGTCAGCGGAGCGCGCCCCGCCATTCGCATGCGCCTGGACGAGTGGCGCCAGGCTGCCCGGCGTGGGCACGAGCTTGGCAACCACATGCTCTATCACCCGTGTCGCAAGTCAATCTCCAATCGCGATTGGGTCAAGCCCTGGCAGGATCTCGACGGGTATACCCTGGAACAGTTCCTGGATGAGGTGCAGGTTACCAACAGCATGCTTGAGGCTATCGATGGCCAACAACAGCGCACCTTTGCCTACCCCTGCGGCGATATGATCGCGGGTGGTGAGGATGTGATTCCCGGACTTAAGAAACTGGTGTCCGCGGCGCGATTGTTTTCCATCGACGGTCAACACCAGCCCGGCAACAGCGACTTTTATCGTATCGCTTCTTTCGATGGTGCGGAAAAAAGTGCAGCGCAGCTGATCGCAGTTGTGGAAGCGGCGCGGGAAAATCACAGCCTGGTAGGCTTTATGTTTCACGGCGTGGGAGGCGATTACATTACTGTTTCTGCCGATGCCCATCGAGCCTTGCTCGAACACCTGGCGGCACACCCTGACCGCTACTGGGTGGCGACCATGCGCGAAGCGGTGGCGCACCTGCAGCGGGAGCAGTCGCGCGGGGAGCGCTAG